A window of the Polaribacter batillariae genome harbors these coding sequences:
- a CDS encoding Gfo/Idh/MocA family protein, with protein MIRKIKWGIIGLGKIANKFAEDLATINDAELVAVASRNQENANEFASKFNAKKAYNSYEDLVKDSEVDAIYIATPHSFHKNHTLLCLQHKKAVLCEKPFAMNSIEVEEMISVAKENNVLLMEALWTYFLPHYKFALKFLQQEKLGKVTQLEADFGFHPAYNENSRVFKKEVGGGSLLDIGIYPIFAALSTLGKPKKIDANATFFKNGADAACSMVFEYENSKALLKSTLLEKTKTEAIFTCEKGKLIINRQFHAPSSVTIISEEKEETIQFENTTNGYHFETEHFNQLLRDGKKESDVMTFEFSKNLIKVLDEVRAAIGLDY; from the coding sequence ATGATTAGAAAGATTAAATGGGGAATTATTGGTCTAGGAAAAATAGCTAATAAATTTGCAGAAGATTTAGCAACAATTAATGATGCAGAATTAGTTGCAGTCGCTTCTAGAAATCAAGAGAATGCAAATGAGTTTGCGAGTAAATTTAACGCTAAAAAGGCATACAATTCGTATGAAGATTTAGTAAAGGATTCTGAAGTTGATGCAATTTATATCGCAACTCCCCATAGTTTTCATAAAAACCACACTCTGCTTTGTTTGCAACATAAAAAAGCAGTTTTGTGTGAAAAACCTTTTGCAATGAATTCAATAGAAGTTGAAGAAATGATTTCTGTTGCCAAAGAAAACAACGTTTTATTAATGGAAGCATTATGGACGTATTTTTTGCCACATTATAAATTTGCTTTAAAATTTTTGCAACAAGAAAAATTAGGGAAAGTAACTCAATTAGAAGCAGATTTTGGTTTTCATCCAGCATACAATGAAAACAGTAGGGTTTTTAAAAAAGAGGTGGGTGGTGGAAGCTTGTTAGATATTGGAATTTATCCAATTTTTGCAGCTTTATCAACCTTAGGAAAACCAAAAAAGATCGATGCAAATGCAACTTTTTTTAAAAACGGAGCAGATGCTGCTTGTTCAATGGTTTTTGAATATGAAAATTCAAAAGCACTTTTAAAAAGTACGTTATTAGAAAAAACAAAAACGGAAGCAATTTTTACTTGCGAAAAAGGAAAATTGATAATAAACAGGCAATTTCACGCACCAAGTTCTGTAACTATTATTTCTGAAGAAAAAGAAGAAACTATTCAATTTGAAAATACAACAAATGGGTATCATTTCGAAACAGAGCATTTTAATCAGCTTTTAAGAGATGGTAAAAAAGAAAGTGATGTAATGACTTTCGAATTCTCTAAAAACTTGATTAAAGTTTTGGATGAAGTAAGGGCGGCTATTGGTTTAGATTATTAG
- a CDS encoding LTA synthase family protein → MQTIPVNQSNVYFSDKMFANHAAINFIWNFFNVLSHKSDTGNPYKFFDDVVAKKIISKRRKPLLTATKDSILNNPKPNVILIIWESLTAKVVGSLGGEPHVTENLNRLSKEGILFTNFYANGDRTDKGIPAILSGYYPQPTKSIMKMPNKTRSLPMLPQKMIDLGYETSFYHGGDLNFGNMNTYLRNSGITHFVDGDDFDKKDWNSKWGAHDHIFMKRFADDLKGAQKEPFFKIALTLTSHEPYEIIGDYKFGKDTDENKFRSAHAYTDQVIGDFIENAKQQPWYKNTLIIIIADHGHRSPKHEGVFNSPKKFKIPMLWLGVLCNKKASK, encoded by the coding sequence TTGCAAACGATTCCTGTAAACCAAAGCAATGTTTATTTTTCTGATAAAATGTTTGCCAACCATGCTGCAATTAATTTTATTTGGAATTTTTTTAATGTGCTTTCTCACAAATCAGACACCGGAAATCCTTACAAGTTTTTTGATGATGTTGTTGCGAAAAAAATCATTTCAAAAAGAAGAAAACCATTATTAACAGCCACAAAAGACAGTATTTTAAACAACCCAAAACCAAACGTTATTTTAATTATTTGGGAAAGTTTAACGGCCAAAGTTGTAGGTTCTTTGGGTGGTGAACCACATGTTACTGAGAATTTGAATCGACTTTCTAAAGAAGGAATTTTATTTACAAATTTCTATGCAAATGGAGACCGAACAGACAAAGGAATTCCTGCTATTTTAAGTGGTTATTATCCACAGCCCACAAAAAGCATTATGAAAATGCCAAATAAAACCAGAAGTTTGCCAATGTTGCCTCAAAAAATGATTGATTTAGGCTACGAAACTTCTTTTTATCATGGTGGAGATTTAAATTTTGGAAATATGAATACCTATTTACGAAACTCTGGAATTACGCATTTTGTAGATGGAGATGATTTCGATAAAAAAGATTGGAATTCGAAATGGGGCGCACACGACCATATTTTTATGAAGCGTTTTGCAGACGATTTAAAAGGCGCTCAAAAAGAACCTTTTTTTAAAATTGCTTTAACACTTACAAGTCACGAACCTTACGAAATTATTGGCGATTACAAATTCGGAAAAGATACAGACGAAAATAAATTTAGAAGCGCACATGCATATACAGATCAAGTGATTGGAGATTTTATCGAAAATGCAAAACAACAACCTTGGTATAAAAACACCTTAATTATTATTATTGCAGATCATGGACACCGCTCTCCAAAACACGAAGGTGTTTTTAATTCTCCTAAAAAATTTAAAATACCAATGTTGTGGTTGGGGGTGCTTTGCAACAAAAAGGCATCGAAATAA
- the tsaD gene encoding tRNA (adenosine(37)-N6)-threonylcarbamoyltransferase complex transferase subunit TsaD has translation MKKPVYILGIESSCDDTSASVICDAKVLSNVVANQEVHAKYGGVVPELASRAHQQNIVPVIQQAIEKANITKEKLSAIAFTRGPGLMGSLLVGTSFAKSLALGLEIPLIDVNHMQAHILAHFIKEETNKTPPFPFICLTISGGHTQIVKVTHYFEMEILGETIDDAVGEAFDKSAKILGLPYPGGPLIDKHAQLGNPKAFPFTKPKVGDLDFSFSGLKTGILYFIQKQQRINLNFIEENLDDICASIQYTIVEILMEKLKNAVKKTGIKHIAIAGGVSANSEIRKRLQLAEKHFGWTTYIPKFEYTTDNAAMIAITGYLKYLNNDYSDVSVTAKARLKVTE, from the coding sequence ATGAAAAAACCGGTTTATATTTTAGGAATAGAATCTTCTTGCGACGACACAAGTGCCTCTGTTATTTGCGATGCTAAAGTTTTAAGTAATGTGGTTGCCAACCAAGAAGTACACGCTAAATACGGTGGTGTTGTGCCTGAGTTGGCCTCCAGAGCACACCAACAAAACATTGTTCCTGTGATACAACAAGCCATAGAAAAAGCGAATATTACAAAAGAAAAATTATCTGCAATTGCATTTACGAGAGGCCCTGGTTTAATGGGTTCTTTATTAGTTGGAACTTCTTTTGCAAAATCTTTAGCTTTGGGTTTAGAAATTCCTTTGATTGATGTAAACCATATGCAGGCACATATTTTGGCTCATTTTATTAAAGAAGAAACTAACAAAACGCCTCCTTTTCCATTTATTTGCTTAACCATAAGTGGTGGTCATACACAAATTGTAAAAGTTACCCATTATTTTGAAATGGAAATTTTAGGTGAAACTATAGATGATGCTGTTGGAGAAGCTTTTGATAAATCTGCAAAAATTTTAGGTTTACCTTATCCTGGAGGTCCTTTAATTGATAAACACGCACAATTAGGAAACCCAAAAGCATTTCCTTTTACAAAACCAAAAGTGGGCGATTTAGATTTTAGTTTTAGTGGTTTAAAAACAGGAATTTTATATTTTATTCAGAAACAACAGCGTATAAACCTTAATTTTATCGAAGAAAATTTAGATGATATTTGTGCTTCTATACAATATACAATTGTAGAAATTTTAATGGAAAAATTAAAAAATGCGGTTAAAAAAACGGGTATAAAACACATTGCCATTGCTGGTGGTGTTTCTGCAAATTCAGAAATTAGAAAACGTTTACAGCTCGCAGAAAAGCATTTTGGCTGGACCACCTACATTCCAAAGTTCGAATATACAACAGATAATGCTGCCATGATTGCCATTACTGGGTATTTAAAATATTTAAATAACGATTATTCTGATGTTTCTGTAACTGCAAAAGCTCGCTTAAAAGTAACTGAATAA